The window CGAAGTCGATGACGCTGCGATCGCGTTTGAGGTCCTCGTACGCGGCGTAGAGCTGGGCGATCTCGGCGCGGTCTCGGGGGGCTTCGCGGCCGGCCTTGGCCGCGGCGGCGGCGTAGTCGGAGGGGACGGTCTGGGTGACCTTGGACCATTCGATCTCGGTGGTGACGTCCCGCAGCTCGCCGCGGTCGAGGCGGACGCGGCAGGCCGCCGCGGCGTCGGCGACGAGTTGGATCTTGCGGTCGACGATCCGGGGCAGGCTGCCTCCGACTGCTTTCGGCCAGAAGTACTGGAGCTGGCGCAGGGCGGCGGAGTGGAAGGTGCGGGCCTGGACTCCGGAGGCGCCGAGCTGGCGGAGGCGGCCGCGCATCTCTCCGGCGGCGCGGTTGGTGAAGGTGACGGCGAGCACGCTGGAGGGCTGGAGGATCCCGGCGCGTACTCCGTAGGCGATGCGGTGGGTGATGGCGCGGGTCTTGCCCGTACCGGCTCCGGCCAGCACGCATACCGGGCCGTGCAGGGCGGTGGCGACCTCGCGCTGCTCGGGGTCGAGCCCTTCCAGTACCGCGTCGGCCGTGTCAGGGGCCTGCGGGAAGAGGGTGGAATGCGTTGCTGCTGTCACCCCGCCATGCTGCCAGGTCGGCGGAGACGGGTGCGCCGGTTGTCCACAGGGAGGCGCTCGCAGTCGTACTAATGCGGCAGGTGCCCGGCCCGACGGCGACGGCACCGCCCCTTTCACCGGGGCTGCCCTCCGCCGTGTGCACCGGCTCTCTCCCTTGCCGCGTATGGGAATGGTGGCCAGGTCGCGTACGTTCCATCACTGCGAAGACGTACTCCCCTGCAGCGAAGGAGCATGAGAGACATGCTGGGCACTGTGACGATGTACAGCACCACGTGGTGTGGCTACTGCCGCCGGTTGAAGGGCCAGATGGACCGCGAGGGCATCACGTACAACGAGATCAACATCGAGCAGGACCCAGCGTCCGCGGCCTTCGTGGAGAAGGCGAACGGCGGAAACCAGACGGTTCCCACCGTTCTCTTCCCGGACGGTTCGACGCTGACGAACCCTTCGCTGGCGCAGGTCAAGCAGAAGATCGGCGCGTAGTCGGTACGTGCTTCAGGCGGCCGCCCCGCGTGTCGGCAGGGGCTTGCCGTACCAGAGCTCGATCAGGCGGGCCGCAATCGAGATGCCGTAGGGAGGCAGGACCTCCCCGGACTCGAAGGCGGCCCGCAGGTCTTCGCGGGAGAACCAGCGGGCTTCCTGGATCTCCTCGCCGTCGACGTTGATCTCCGCCGAGGTGGCGCGGGCCATGAAGCCCAGCATGAGGCTGGAGGGGAAGGGCCAGGGCTGGCTGGCGATGTACTCGACCTCGCCGACGGTGATGCCGGCCTCTTCGAAGACCTCGCGGCGGACCGACTGCTCGATGGACTCGCCGGGCTCGACGAATCCGGCGAGGGTGGAGAACCGGCCTTCGGGCCAGTGGACCTGGCGGCCGAGGAGGATGCGGTCGTCGTGGTCGGTGACGGCCATGATCACGGCGGGGTCGGTGCGCGGGTAGTGCTCGGCGCCGCAGGCGGGGCAACGGCGGATGTGGCCGGCCGCCGCGATCACGGTGCGTTCGCCGCAGCGGGAGCAGAAGCGGTGCAGGCGCTGCCAGTTCTCCAGGGCGACCGCGTGCACCATGAGGCCGGCGTCGCGCTGTGAGAGGAGCAGGCCGGCTTCGCGCAGGCCGGCCGCGCGCGCGGACTGGTCGATGCGGCCCGGAAGGGCGTCCTTCTGGAGTGCGAAGTAGCTGACGCCGTCGTCGTCGGTGCCCAGGAAGTAGCGGTGTGCTTCGGTGAGGGGCGCTTCGAAGGACGGGGTCATGACGAGTTCGGTGGTGCCGTCCGCCGTCTCGTCGATGAGGACCTGGCCGCCGGAGACCACGAAGGCGCGGGTGGTGGGGTGGCTCCACGCCGCGGCGAGCCAGGCCTCGTCGAGCCGGTGGTGGGCGGCCCGGTCGATGCCGCTCGGGGCGGTGAGCGAGATGGGACGGTCGGCGGTGTGGTCGGTCCAGGTGGTCACGGGTGCTTCCAACTCCCCCGGTGGAACGGTTGTTTCGGCGGGTGGTTCAGCGGCTGTACGGCAGGGCGTCTGCGACGGGGCGTCTTCAGTGTGCATCGCGCCAGTTCTCGGCCAGGTCGCCCCACAGGTAGGCGGTGGTTTCGACGCCTTTGAGGAGGAGGTCGAGTTCGACCTTCTCGTTGGGTGCGTGCCAGCCGTCGGAGGGGACCGAGATGCCGAGGAACAGCACGGGTGCGGCGAGGACGTCCTGGAGGTCCGCGGCGGGCCCTGATCCTCCCTCGCGGGTGAAGCGGATCTCCTGCTCGAAGGCGCGCCCCATGGCGCGTGCGACGGACTGCAGTGCCGGGTGGTCGAGGGGTGTGAGGCACGGGCGGGTGGCGGCGGCGAAGGTGATCTCGTGGCGGATTCCGGCGGGCAGCCGCTCGGCGGTCCAGGCGCGGACGATCTTCTCGATGTGGTCGGGGTCCTGTCCGGCGACGAGCCGGAAGGAGAGCTTCACCATGGCCGAGGAGGGGATGATCGTCTTGCTGCCGGGGCCTTGGTAGCCGCCTCCGATGCCGTTGACCTCTGCGGTCGGCCGGGCCCAGATCCGCTCCAGGGTGGTCCGTCCGGCCTCTCCGTGGGTGGCCGTCGACTTGGCGGTGCGCAGCCACTGCGCCTCGTCGAAGGGCAGTTCGGCGAAGAGTTCGCGCTCGCGGTCGGTGAGTTCGGTGATGCCTTCGTAGAAGCCGGGGACGGCCACGCGCGCGTGCTCGTCGTGCAGGTCCGCGACGAGGCGTGCCGCGGCGGTGGCCGGATTGGGTACGGCGCCGCCGAAGGCGCCGGAGTGGATGTCCTGGTCGGGCCCGTGGAGCTCGATCTCGCACTCGGCGAGACCGCGCATGCCGGTGCACACGGTGGGAGTGTCCTCGGACCACATGCTGGTGTCGGAGACGATCACGGCGTCGGCGGTGAGGCGGTCCTGCCGCTCTTCGACGAGTGCGCGGAAGTGCGGGGAGCCGGACTCCTCCTCGCCCTCGATGAGCAGCTTCAGGTGGACGGCGGGGGCGGTGCGGCCGGTGGCGGCGAGGTGGGCGCGGACGCCGAGTGTGTGGAAGAACACCTGGCCCTTGTCGTCGGCGGCCCCGCGCGCGCGGAGGCGGTTTCCGCGGACGACGGGCTCGAAGGGGTCGGTGTCCCAGCCGTCCTCGCGGGCCGCGGGCTGTACGT is drawn from Streptomyces liliifuscus and contains these coding sequences:
- a CDS encoding mycoredoxin — encoded protein: MLGTVTMYSTTWCGYCRRLKGQMDREGITYNEINIEQDPASAAFVEKANGGNQTVPTVLFPDGSTLTNPSLAQVKQKIGA
- the nudC gene encoding NAD(+) diphosphatase — its product is MTTWTDHTADRPISLTAPSGIDRAAHHRLDEAWLAAAWSHPTTRAFVVSGGQVLIDETADGTTELVMTPSFEAPLTEAHRYFLGTDDDGVSYFALQKDALPGRIDQSARAAGLREAGLLLSQRDAGLMVHAVALENWQRLHRFCSRCGERTVIAAAGHIRRCPACGAEHYPRTDPAVIMAVTDHDDRILLGRQVHWPEGRFSTLAGFVEPGESIEQSVRREVFEEAGITVGEVEYIASQPWPFPSSLMLGFMARATSAEINVDGEEIQEARWFSREDLRAAFESGEVLPPYGISIAARLIELWYGKPLPTRGAAA
- a CDS encoding dipeptidase, with the translated sequence MSKTPDSAVRAYIEQHRAAFLDDLAEWLRIPSVSAQPEHAADVRRSADWLAAKLQETGFPTCEVWATPGAPAVFAEWPSDDPQAPTVLVYGHHDVQPAAREDGWDTDPFEPVVRGNRLRARGAADDKGQVFFHTLGVRAHLAATGRTAPAVHLKLLIEGEEESGSPHFRALVEERQDRLTADAVIVSDTSMWSEDTPTVCTGMRGLAECEIELHGPDQDIHSGAFGGAVPNPATAAARLVADLHDEHARVAVPGFYEGITELTDRERELFAELPFDEAQWLRTAKSTATHGEAGRTTLERIWARPTAEVNGIGGGYQGPGSKTIIPSSAMVKLSFRLVAGQDPDHIEKIVRAWTAERLPAGIRHEITFAAATRPCLTPLDHPALQSVARAMGRAFEQEIRFTREGGSGPAADLQDVLAAPVLFLGISVPSDGWHAPNEKVELDLLLKGVETTAYLWGDLAENWRDAH